A single region of the Bdellovibrio sp. GT3 genome encodes:
- a CDS encoding Mom family adenine methylcarbamoylation protein codes for MECWQYLIKKEKSQHQNFQSNPILSSNVCVEPISYQEAKDFILEYEWLGNMGWGNICFGLRHETKLIAVVVFGSHLGRTINLNSKGTKKIAKAFQLHRGASAPNCPTWGPSYLIRRSLKEIQRIYNSSLVFCYADPQAGEVGTIYQACGAVYLGLTDPGGAKYLDINGILFHPRKVYRIYGTRNITTLTEKGLSVKAIPIHKKHRYVFILGSNQHEILKLFAKKISPYPKRTASSPMNTNK; via the coding sequence ATGGAATGCTGGCAATACCTAATTAAAAAAGAAAAATCCCAACATCAGAATTTTCAATCAAATCCCATACTATCGAGTAACGTGTGCGTCGAGCCGATTTCATATCAAGAAGCAAAGGATTTCATATTGGAGTATGAATGGCTTGGAAATATGGGCTGGGGAAATATTTGTTTTGGCCTGCGGCACGAAACAAAACTAATCGCAGTTGTGGTTTTTGGAAGTCACCTAGGACGAACGATTAATTTAAACTCGAAAGGCACAAAAAAAATAGCGAAAGCATTCCAATTACATCGAGGCGCCAGCGCACCTAATTGTCCCACATGGGGTCCAAGCTACTTAATCAGAAGATCCTTGAAGGAAATCCAACGCATTTACAATAGTAGTTTGGTATTTTGCTATGCAGACCCCCAAGCTGGAGAAGTCGGAACAATTTATCAAGCGTGCGGCGCTGTCTACTTGGGATTAACTGATCCTGGAGGTGCAAAGTATCTCGACATCAACGGAATACTGTTCCATCCTCGAAAAGTTTACAGGATATACGGGACAAGAAATATCACAACTCTCACGGAAAAAGGTTTGTCGGTAAAAGCAATTCCAATTCACAAAAAACACCGTTATGTATTTATTTTAGGAAGCAATCAGCATGAAATCCTCAAACTCTTTGCAAAGAAAATCAGCCCTTACCCAAAACGAACTGCATCATCTCCAATGAACACAAATAAATAG
- a CDS encoding DEAD/DEAH box helicase, with the protein MKKYPVIQPAAILNMIQKETKAEYWRHRNEAEGILSEIVDSGSALGPLLFVKAPSFTTVLLRGDISYSRFRPGDRVDLRIQNSKSDASALLSENGIVKKIIYPSPGRIEVLVECKPFELDGVREVFLFQSSSEVFGKILRKRIAEKVSSEPAILGNGRYDLNDSGAKFRDLFEQLNPPQKEALRYLMENNLSGAIQGPPGTGKTHLLKTVVELAVNSGMKVCLASFTNAAVDNLLSRIVGSGVKFNWWRVGDITKVRWDLYSENVRENDFISTIFNEEINEAQLVGSTLHKLAFNKSVPKFDLLIVDEAGQVPIYFWPYIERIANRVVLVGDQHQLSPVLVAEHNDLPCDDVFSFIVGSDSPMLEIQYRMRSEIQAWSSEKFYRGKLTPSSSNADRDFFQGNPALYTDGFVVPKRFDGDGRGNSSIKEANYISDKVERLIKNGVDLSKVGVICPYRAQAGLVNSTLQTRFGVELASQVLIDTVERFQGQEREAIFLSFGSTSRNPTDLKFLANAKRLNVSVTRAKSRFYCLYDTQLWENSHNRVSADLNEFLRWVNFGKTTIRRAA; encoded by the coding sequence ATGAAGAAGTATCCTGTAATCCAACCTGCCGCGATTCTCAATATGATACAGAAAGAGACTAAAGCTGAATACTGGCGCCATCGCAACGAGGCGGAAGGAATACTCAGTGAAATTGTCGACAGCGGAAGTGCATTGGGACCTCTTTTGTTCGTTAAAGCCCCTTCATTTACGACAGTCCTTCTAAGAGGGGATATTAGTTATTCGCGATTTCGACCTGGAGATCGAGTTGATCTTCGTATTCAAAATAGTAAGAGTGATGCTTCGGCGCTATTGTCGGAAAATGGCATAGTTAAAAAAATCATTTATCCTTCTCCTGGGCGAATTGAGGTTCTAGTTGAATGCAAGCCATTTGAATTGGATGGTGTTAGGGAAGTTTTCTTATTCCAAAGTTCATCTGAAGTATTTGGTAAAATTTTAAGAAAAAGAATTGCTGAAAAAGTGAGTTCAGAGCCAGCGATTCTTGGCAATGGTCGATATGACCTTAATGACTCTGGTGCCAAATTCCGAGACCTTTTCGAGCAATTGAATCCTCCCCAAAAAGAAGCACTGAGATATTTAATGGAAAACAATTTATCAGGAGCTATACAGGGGCCTCCAGGGACGGGCAAAACCCATCTATTAAAAACCGTCGTTGAACTTGCAGTAAACTCTGGCATGAAAGTCTGTTTGGCGTCTTTTACCAATGCTGCTGTGGATAACTTGCTGTCGAGAATTGTTGGAAGCGGTGTGAAGTTTAATTGGTGGCGAGTGGGTGATATAACAAAAGTTCGTTGGGACTTATATAGTGAAAATGTGAGGGAGAACGACTTCATATCAACCATTTTTAATGAAGAGATCAACGAAGCTCAGTTAGTCGGTTCTACTTTGCACAAGCTTGCCTTCAATAAATCAGTTCCTAAATTTGACCTGTTGATTGTAGATGAAGCTGGTCAAGTTCCAATTTACTTCTGGCCTTATATTGAACGAATAGCCAATCGAGTAGTTTTAGTTGGTGACCAGCATCAGCTTTCTCCAGTTTTGGTTGCGGAACACAATGATCTTCCCTGTGATGATGTATTCTCGTTTATCGTTGGCAGTGATTCACCAATGCTGGAAATCCAGTATAGAATGCGCAGTGAAATCCAAGCGTGGTCTTCAGAAAAATTTTATCGAGGGAAACTTACTCCGAGTTCATCAAATGCCGACCGTGATTTCTTTCAGGGCAATCCTGCATTGTATACCGATGGGTTTGTCGTGCCTAAGAGATTTGATGGTGATGGGCGCGGGAATTCCTCAATAAAGGAAGCTAACTATATCTCTGATAAGGTTGAAAGACTGATTAAGAATGGTGTGGACCTCAGTAAAGTTGGAGTTATTTGCCCGTATAGGGCGCAAGCGGGGCTCGTTAACTCAACCCTGCAAACCAGGTTTGGGGTTGAGCTGGCCTCTCAGGTGTTGATCGATACTGTGGAGAGGTTTCAAGGGCAGGAGCGAGAAGCGATATTCTTGTCGTTTGGAAGCACTAGTCGAAATCCAACTGATTTAAAGTTCTTGGCAAATGCAAAACGACTGAATGTTTCAGTCACGCGCGCAAAATCCAGATTTTATTGCCTTTACGACACTCAGCTTTGGGAGAACTCGCATAATCGTGTTTCAGCCGATTTAAACGAGTTCTTACGCTGGGTAAATTTTGGGAAAACCACGATTCGTAGAGCTGCGTAG